In Selenomonas sp. TAMA-11512, a genomic segment contains:
- a CDS encoding SDR family oxidoreductase: MSWLGLEGKTVIVTGAASGIGKAVAESFLENGANVVVADMSPNPPEFKKGEGCGEVLYIKTDVTDRASVEDMTAKAKERFGRIDCMVNNAGINLPCLLVDPNDPKGKYELSESIYDKVVNVNLKGVVLCAQAAGRIMVEQGSGVIINMSSESGLEGSEGQSIYAATKNAVNSFTRSWAKELGKSGVRVVGIAPGIMEATGLRTLAYEEALAYTRGITVDDLRKGYESTKTTPLGRSGHLFEVGDAAVFLASKRASYIHGVTLNVAGGKTRG; encoded by the coding sequence ATGAGCTGGTTAGGATTAGAAGGAAAGACCGTTATCGTTACCGGGGCCGCCTCCGGCATCGGCAAGGCCGTCGCCGAGAGCTTCCTGGAAAACGGCGCGAATGTTGTCGTCGCCGATATGAGCCCGAATCCACCCGAGTTCAAAAAGGGCGAGGGCTGCGGTGAAGTGCTGTACATCAAGACGGACGTCACCGACCGCGCAAGCGTCGAAGACATGACGGCAAAAGCCAAAGAGAGATTCGGCCGCATCGACTGCATGGTCAACAACGCGGGCATAAACCTTCCGTGCCTTCTCGTCGACCCGAACGATCCGAAAGGCAAGTACGAGCTCTCCGAAAGTATCTACGATAAAGTCGTCAACGTCAACCTCAAGGGCGTCGTCCTCTGCGCGCAGGCAGCCGGGCGCATCATGGTCGAGCAAGGCTCCGGCGTCATCATCAATATGTCGTCCGAAAGCGGTCTCGAGGGCTCCGAAGGGCAGAGCATCTACGCCGCTACAAAGAACGCCGTCAACTCCTTTACCCGGTCGTGGGCGAAAGAGCTCGGCAAGTCCGGCGTCCGCGTGGTCGGCATAGCTCCCGGCATCATGGAAGCGACAGGCCTCCGTACCCTCGCCTATGAAGAGGCGCTCGCCTATACGCGCGGCATCACGGTCGACGATCTCCGCAAGGGCTATGAGAGCACAAAGACCACGCCGCTCGGTCGATCCGGCCACCTCTTTGAGGTCGGCGACGCGGCCGTCTTC
- a CDS encoding PTS glucitol/sorbitol transporter subunit IIA, giving the protein MQKIYSTNVVELGPLVTDFMGEKMVILFNENAPAELRDYCVLHRDGNLTDIVAAGDTLRYAGEDFKIVFVGSEVQKNLKDLGHITLRFNGNADGESLEGSLYVEDKPIPSIQVGDTVEIYK; this is encoded by the coding sequence ATGCAGAAGATATATTCCACCAACGTCGTCGAGCTCGGCCCGCTCGTCACCGACTTCATGGGTGAGAAGATGGTCATCCTCTTCAACGAAAACGCCCCCGCGGAGCTTCGCGACTACTGCGTCCTGCACCGGGACGGAAATCTCACCGATATCGTCGCCGCGGGCGATACCCTCCGCTATGCGGGCGAGGATTTCAAGATCGTCTTCGTCGGCAGCGAAGTGCAGAAGAACCTCAAAGACCTCGGTCACATCACGCTGCGCTTCAACGGCAACGCGGACGGAGAATCGCTGGAGGGCAGCCTGTATGTCGAGGATAAGCCGATTCCCTCCATCCAAGTCGGAGACACCGTCGAGATTTACAAATAA
- a CDS encoding PTS glucitol/sorbitol transporter subunit IIB, whose translation MSEYKSVIVSAGKGGWGGPLTLTPDERKKYIVNITGGVMSPVAVRLGEMTGCETIDGFKTSVPDEEILAVVIDCGGTLRCGIYPQKRINTINLNPTGPSGPLAKHIQADIYVSSVKVEDIAFADGTEAAPAEIVETAPESDTSTGRYDTSKKIWQSEKGIMASIGQFMGSITATLYQAGRDTIDTMIRTILPFMVFVSMLIGVVLESGIGDIVAQVLTPLAGSVFGLVAISLICSFPFLSPFLGPGAVIAQVIGVLIGVEIGRGNIPPSLALPALFAINAQGACDFIPVGLGLAEAEAETVEVGVPSVLYSRFITGPIAVVLAWLASFGLYEA comes from the coding sequence ATGTCCGAATATAAAAGCGTCATCGTCTCCGCCGGAAAAGGCGGTTGGGGCGGTCCTCTGACCCTCACGCCGGACGAGCGAAAAAAATACATCGTCAACATCACCGGCGGCGTCATGAGCCCCGTCGCTGTCCGCCTCGGCGAAATGACGGGCTGCGAGACGATCGACGGCTTCAAGACCAGCGTCCCCGATGAGGAAATCCTCGCCGTCGTCATCGACTGCGGCGGCACGCTCCGCTGCGGCATCTACCCGCAAAAGCGCATCAACACCATCAATCTCAATCCGACCGGGCCTTCCGGTCCTCTTGCCAAGCACATCCAGGCGGATATCTACGTCTCCTCCGTCAAGGTCGAAGACATCGCCTTTGCCGACGGCACCGAAGCCGCCCCCGCCGAAATTGTCGAGACGGCTCCGGAAAGCGATACCTCTACGGGGCGCTACGATACCTCCAAAAAGATTTGGCAGAGCGAAAAGGGCATCATGGCGAGCATCGGCCAGTTCATGGGCAGCATCACCGCGACCCTCTACCAGGCAGGCCGCGATACCATCGACACGATGATCCGCACCATTCTCCCCTTCATGGTATTCGTCTCCATGCTCATCGGCGTCGTCCTCGAATCCGGCATCGGCGATATTGTCGCGCAGGTTTTGACGCCGCTTGCCGGCTCCGTATTCGGTCTCGTCGCCATATCCCTGATCTGCTCCTTCCCGTTCCTGTCCCCGTTCCTCGGTCCGGGCGCTGTCATTGCACAGGTCATCGGCGTCCTGATCGGCGTGGAAATCGGCCGCGGCAACATCCCGCCTTCCCTCGCTCTCCCCGCGCTCTTCGCGATCAACGCACAGGGCGCCTGCGACTTCATTCCCGTCGGACTGGGCCTTGCGGAGGCCGAGGCGGAAACCGTCGAAGTCGGCGTCCCGTCCGTCCTCTACTCGCGCTTTATCACCGGCCCCATTGCCGTCGTCCTCGCCTGGCTCGCCAGCTTTGGACTCTATGAAGCATAA
- a CDS encoding PTS glucitol/sorbitol transporter subunit IIC: MDTLVWFAQGFIAMFNHGGEVLVGFITGIIPTLCCLLVAMNALIRFVGEEKINSFARLCAANVVTRYAVLPVIAVFFLCNPMSLSMGKFMPEFYKPGYYASATMSNHTLNGLFPHVNPGELFVFLGIASGITQLGLPTVDLALRYFLIGIVINFIRGWVTDLTTLYVEKQQGIRLSRTMHSAAEK; the protein is encoded by the coding sequence ATGGATACACTAGTCTGGTTCGCACAGGGCTTTATCGCCATGTTCAACCATGGAGGCGAAGTCCTCGTCGGCTTCATCACCGGCATCATCCCCACACTCTGCTGCCTGCTGGTCGCGATGAACGCCCTCATACGGTTTGTCGGTGAGGAGAAGATCAACTCCTTCGCTCGGCTCTGCGCCGCCAATGTCGTCACACGCTACGCCGTCCTCCCCGTCATTGCCGTCTTCTTCCTCTGCAACCCCATGTCGCTTTCCATGGGCAAATTCATGCCCGAATTCTACAAGCCCGGCTACTACGCCTCCGCTACGATGAGCAACCACACGCTGAACGGCCTCTTCCCCCACGTCAACCCGGGCGAACTCTTCGTCTTCTTAGGCATCGCCAGCGGCATCACGCAGCTCGGTCTTCCCACCGTCGATCTCGCGCTGCGCTACTTTCTCATCGGCATTGTCATCAACTTCATCCGCGGCTGGGTGACCGACCTCACGACGCTGTATGTCGAAAAACAGCAGGGCATCCGACTCTCCCGCACGATGCACAGCGCCGCCGAAAAGTAA
- a CDS encoding transcriptional regulator GutM yields MLWTFIAVAAAAWIVQLLLGLFQMRRFTRRVKELRARCGRVAIGKAKGGLHAGCILLLAIDENYSITYGEILEGVTVFTRFRRYDCLNTLNLLDLSEEELASLPKQHRIAALSAKEDLTEYLKSQESIKA; encoded by the coding sequence ATGCTTTGGACCTTTATCGCCGTCGCTGCCGCCGCATGGATTGTCCAGCTCCTTCTCGGTCTCTTTCAGATGCGGCGCTTTACGCGCCGCGTCAAAGAGCTGAGAGCACGCTGCGGCAGAGTCGCCATCGGCAAGGCGAAAGGCGGGCTTCATGCAGGCTGCATCTTACTCCTCGCCATCGACGAAAACTACAGCATCACATATGGCGAAATACTCGAGGGAGTTACCGTCTTCACCCGCTTCCGGAGATATGATTGCCTGAACACATTGAATCTTCTGGATTTAAGCGAAGAAGAACTCGCCTCGCTGCCCAAGCAGCACCGTATCGCCGCACTCTCCGCAAAAGAAGATTTGACCGAATATCTAAAGAGTCAAGAATCCATTAAAGCCTGA
- a CDS encoding sugar-binding transcriptional regulator encodes MQPTEKRSLIKAAHMYYIEQLKQDEIARRMGINRSTVSKYLKRALQAGIVEIRIKQDSHEELEAALERRFHLKEAYVVNTSYDLQEVKQHMAKAGLSLLRRTVGDGEVIGMAWGTTIKELVIAAEAAQMPRIDADIVPIDGGPFDQSSEYHVNTLCYRLSQTMDCRSHYIYAPAITRTPEIRDAILSDVNYEKISNFWQHLTLAVVGIGAPVKSSNLVWMGDFGTESIYSLGRAGAVGEICSVFYDKHGRVIHTEFTDRTIAVPLDILKSLPYSIGMAAGREKVPAIMGALKGEYVNVLITDETTAKILLNE; translated from the coding sequence ATGCAGCCAACGGAAAAGCGGAGTCTGATCAAGGCCGCCCACATGTACTACATCGAGCAGCTCAAGCAGGATGAAATCGCCCGGCGCATGGGCATCAACCGTTCGACGGTCTCCAAGTACTTAAAGCGTGCCCTGCAGGCCGGCATTGTCGAAATCCGCATCAAACAGGACAGCCACGAAGAGCTCGAAGCGGCTCTCGAGAGACGGTTTCACCTCAAAGAAGCCTACGTCGTCAATACGAGCTATGATCTTCAGGAGGTCAAGCAGCACATGGCAAAGGCGGGACTTTCGCTTCTCCGGCGCACGGTTGGCGACGGCGAAGTCATCGGCATGGCGTGGGGAACGACGATCAAAGAGCTCGTCATCGCGGCAGAGGCGGCGCAGATGCCCCGCATCGACGCCGATATCGTCCCCATTGACGGCGGCCCCTTCGACCAGTCGAGCGAGTATCACGTCAATACCCTCTGCTATCGCCTCAGTCAAACGATGGACTGCCGCTCTCACTACATCTACGCTCCCGCCATCACGCGAACGCCGGAGATCCGCGATGCCATTCTTTCCGACGTCAACTATGAGAAAATCTCCAACTTCTGGCAGCACCTGACCCTCGCCGTCGTCGGGATCGGCGCGCCTGTCAAGAGTTCGAACCTCGTCTGGATGGGTGACTTCGGCACCGAGAGCATCTACTCTCTCGGACGCGCAGGCGCCGTCGGCGAAATCTGCTCCGTCTTCTACGATAAGCATGGCCGCGTCATCCACACCGAATTCACCGATCGCACCATCGCTGTCCCGCTCGATATCTTGAAATCGCTGCCGTACTCCATCGGCATGGCGGCAGGCAGAGAAAAGGTCCCCGCCATCATGGGAGCCCTCAAAGGAGAATACGTGAACGTACTCATCACGGATGAGACGACGGCAAAGATATTGCTGAACGAGTAA
- a CDS encoding universal stress protein, producing the protein MKDHMNILVPVDGSIHANHAAALAGALAAATDSFIRLLFVTTLEDGKKTGEERFIPVNVLVAGMQSPDEVFAQAKEAVPQGVPVTCHTLSGMPAPHILQFAKENACDFIVIGSKGASAVEGFLLGSVSQKVMEEAECSVLLVK; encoded by the coding sequence ATGAAGGATCATATGAATATTCTCGTTCCTGTCGACGGTTCGATTCATGCCAACCACGCCGCGGCTCTCGCGGGCGCGCTTGCCGCCGCGACGGATTCTTTCATCCGGCTCCTGTTCGTCACGACTCTCGAAGACGGAAAAAAGACCGGGGAAGAGCGGTTCATCCCCGTCAATGTCCTCGTCGCCGGCATGCAGTCGCCGGACGAAGTCTTCGCGCAGGCAAAGGAGGCCGTCCCGCAGGGAGTACCTGTCACGTGCCATACGCTTTCCGGCATGCCCGCGCCCCATATTCTTCAATTCGCGAAGGAGAACGCATGCGACTTCATCGTCATCGGCAGCAAGGGCGCATCGGCTGTCGAAGGATTCCTCCTCGGCAGCGTCAGCCAGAAGGTCATGGAAGAAGCCGAGTGCTCCGTCCTGCTCGTCAAGTGA